A single genomic interval of Halalkalibaculum roseum harbors:
- a CDS encoding LacI family DNA-binding transcriptional regulator: MSNTIYDIARQADVSIATVSRVFNDSTKVSKATRDKVIAVAREAGYHPQGFAHGLASRKNNIILAVVPVLSNYFFMQVLAGIQDKISEYNYELYIYNIKPNEDKLDQIRQLLRRKWAAAYLMVSVHLPDSKWKHLMEFDDPITLVDDSYPEIDSIYVDNVHGAEVATQYLLNKGYLNPGMILPNRYSKPAQDRLKGFQNIINKYQLRVTPDNVVVGDTDYRDGYNEQNGYEAMQKMLAMETVPDACFCSSDIQAVGAMGALREAGESMPIIGYDDIKVAEYMGLSTISQPMYKMGEKAVEHIIERIENPEQELLQYVFPTELVKRSSTEIEKVINHS, from the coding sequence TTGTCAAACACAATTTACGATATAGCGAGACAAGCTGATGTAAGTATAGCAACAGTCTCGAGGGTATTTAATGACAGTACAAAAGTCTCTAAAGCCACCAGAGATAAAGTAATTGCTGTTGCCAGGGAAGCCGGATACCATCCACAGGGCTTTGCGCATGGTCTTGCCAGTCGCAAGAATAATATCATCCTTGCCGTGGTACCGGTACTCTCCAACTACTTTTTTATGCAGGTACTGGCCGGTATTCAGGATAAAATATCCGAATATAACTACGAGCTTTATATTTACAATATTAAGCCGAATGAGGACAAACTTGACCAGATTAGGCAGCTCTTGCGCAGAAAGTGGGCAGCAGCTTACCTGATGGTCTCCGTCCATCTGCCTGACAGCAAATGGAAGCACCTGATGGAATTTGATGATCCCATTACGCTGGTGGATGATTCCTACCCAGAGATCGATTCCATCTATGTAGATAATGTTCATGGAGCGGAAGTCGCCACGCAGTATCTGCTGAATAAAGGTTATCTGAATCCTGGTATGATACTCCCCAATCGATATTCAAAACCGGCCCAGGATCGACTGAAAGGCTTTCAAAACATCATTAATAAGTACCAACTCCGTGTTACACCTGACAATGTAGTGGTCGGTGATACCGATTATAGGGACGGTTATAATGAGCAAAACGGGTATGAAGCAATGCAGAAAATGCTTGCCATGGAGACCGTACCCGATGCCTGCTTTTGCAGTTCCGATATTCAGGCAGTTGGCGCAATGGGTGCGCTAAGGGAAGCAGGAGAATCCATGCCTATTATCGGTTATGATGACATAAAGGTAGCCGAATACATGGGACTCTCAACCATCAGTCAGCCGATGTATAAGATGGGTGAAAAAGCGGTTGAACATATAATTGAACGGATCGAAAACCCTGAACAGGAGTTGCTTCAGTACGTTTTTCCGACTGAATTGGTTAAGCGTTCTTCCACAGAAATTGAAAAGGTAATAAATCATTCCTAA
- the pfkA gene encoding 6-phosphofructokinase: MAKKVFNRIGVLTSGGDAPGMNAAIRAVVRSCVYYDITPYGVMEGYDGLIKNKIHKMDASSVKHIIHQGGTILKSARSKRFMTIGGREKAWNNIKKKKLDGLVVIGGDGTFKGAMALGSEHDIPIVGIPGTIDNDIFGTDFTLGFDTATNTVVEAVDKIRDTATSHSRLFFIEVMGRDAGFIAVHSGIAAGSEEILIPEKDRDVEHLFESLERTSRRNKTSRLVIVAEGDQNGSVYNLERQVKERFGDRYETKVTILGHVQRGGRPTCNDRVLASRLGVSAVEALMEGKRNVMIGTRNKKINFTDFDKATKQNPKMDEELIRVANIISI; the protein is encoded by the coding sequence ATGGCTAAAAAAGTATTTAACAGAATTGGAGTTTTGACTTCAGGAGGCGACGCGCCCGGCATGAATGCCGCAATCCGTGCCGTCGTCCGCAGTTGTGTGTATTACGATATTACGCCCTACGGTGTGATGGAAGGCTACGACGGCCTGATAAAAAATAAGATACACAAAATGGATGCCAGCTCGGTGAAACATATTATCCACCAGGGAGGAACCATCCTCAAGTCGGCACGCAGCAAGCGATTCATGACGATAGGGGGGCGTGAAAAAGCTTGGAATAATATCAAAAAGAAGAAGCTCGACGGTCTGGTTGTTATCGGAGGAGACGGAACCTTTAAAGGAGCGATGGCCCTGGGAAGCGAGCACGATATTCCTATAGTAGGTATACCCGGCACAATTGATAATGATATTTTCGGTACGGATTTTACCCTCGGTTTTGATACGGCTACAAATACGGTAGTCGAAGCTGTGGATAAGATTCGTGATACCGCTACTTCTCATAGCAGATTGTTCTTTATTGAAGTAATGGGTAGGGATGCCGGTTTTATCGCCGTTCACTCTGGCATTGCCGCAGGTTCGGAGGAGATACTTATACCGGAAAAAGACCGTGATGTGGAGCATCTTTTTGAATCACTGGAACGGACATCACGTCGTAATAAAACCTCCAGATTGGTCATTGTGGCCGAAGGAGATCAGAATGGAAGTGTCTATAATCTTGAGCGACAGGTTAAAGAGCGTTTCGGTGACCGGTATGAAACCAAAGTAACCATCCTGGGACACGTGCAGAGAGGCGGACGTCCTACATGCAATGATAGGGTACTCGCCAGCAGGCTGGGTGTCAGTGCCGTTGAAGCACTCATGGAGGGCAAAAGAAACGTGATGATTGGAACTCGCAATAAAAAGATTAATTTTACCGACTTTGATAAAGCTACCAAGCAAAATCCAAAAATGGATGAAGAGCTTATCAGGGTCGCGAATATCATATCAATTTAA
- a CDS encoding alpha-amylase family glycosyl hydrolase, giving the protein MNTHSAISRIQVLLIAAVIAFVTVGCSSGEQQSGLDESTQQALINHPEWTKSANIYEVNIRQNTPEGTFNAFQEDLPRLKEMGVDIVWLMPIHPIGEKNRKGELGSYYSIKDYTAVNPNFGTLEDFKALVDSTHKHDMKLIIDWVPNHTAWDHPWVTEHPEYYAKDSTGAITYEADWTDIALLNYDNKELWPKMIDAMKYWINETNIDGFRVDHASHEIPMAFWEQAVPEIDQEKEGLFWLAEWDEPKLHPVFDASYPWEYFHMTTEIAKQNQPLSAIDEYMEKEQERYPEHAYRMYFTSNHDENSWNGTDRELFGENFRNFAVLAATIDGMPLVYNGQESGLYKQLEFFEKDTVNWKEYKNQEFYATLFDLKDRNEALWNGQYGGDFVKVANDKADSVYSFKRVKGDEEVIVVLNLSGNTYSVNFPGMVSEATYTNVFSGEEQVLGAGAVSMAPHSYLVLEK; this is encoded by the coding sequence ATGAATACACATTCCGCGATATCAAGGATTCAGGTACTGCTTATTGCCGCAGTGATAGCATTTGTTACTGTAGGGTGTTCCTCCGGAGAGCAACAATCCGGGCTGGACGAATCGACACAACAGGCACTGATCAATCATCCTGAATGGACGAAAAGCGCCAATATTTATGAAGTCAATATTCGCCAGAACACCCCGGAAGGGACTTTTAATGCGTTTCAGGAAGATTTGCCTCGCCTAAAGGAAATGGGTGTTGATATCGTATGGCTGATGCCGATTCATCCCATAGGAGAAAAGAACCGTAAAGGTGAACTGGGCAGTTATTACTCTATTAAAGATTACACCGCGGTAAATCCGAATTTCGGGACCTTGGAGGATTTCAAGGCCCTTGTCGATTCAACCCACAAACACGATATGAAACTTATAATCGACTGGGTTCCTAATCATACCGCCTGGGATCATCCCTGGGTGACCGAACATCCCGAGTATTATGCAAAAGATTCCACCGGGGCCATAACCTATGAGGCGGATTGGACAGATATCGCCCTCCTAAACTATGATAACAAGGAATTATGGCCCAAGATGATAGATGCCATGAAATACTGGATTAATGAAACAAATATTGACGGTTTCCGTGTTGACCATGCTTCCCATGAGATCCCTATGGCATTCTGGGAGCAAGCGGTGCCTGAAATCGATCAGGAGAAAGAGGGTCTTTTCTGGCTTGCCGAATGGGATGAGCCCAAGCTGCATCCTGTGTTTGACGCTTCTTATCCCTGGGAATATTTTCACATGACTACAGAAATTGCCAAGCAGAACCAACCGCTTTCAGCGATTGACGAGTATATGGAAAAAGAGCAAGAGCGTTATCCGGAGCATGCCTATCGCATGTATTTTACCAGCAACCATGATGAAAACAGCTGGAACGGTACCGACCGTGAGCTCTTTGGTGAAAACTTTCGCAATTTTGCTGTGCTGGCAGCTACTATCGACGGAATGCCATTGGTTTATAACGGGCAGGAGTCGGGGCTGTATAAGCAGCTGGAGTTTTTTGAAAAAGATACTGTAAATTGGAAAGAGTATAAGAACCAGGAGTTCTATGCCACGCTCTTTGATCTTAAAGATCGCAATGAAGCTTTATGGAACGGGCAATATGGCGGTGATTTTGTGAAGGTTGCCAATGATAAAGCAGACAGCGTGTACTCCTTCAAACGGGTAAAAGGGGACGAAGAAGTGATAGTGGTTCTGAATTTAAGCGGTAACACTTACTCTGTTAATTTTCCCGGTATGGTATCAGAAGCAACCTATACCAATGTATTTTCCGGTGAAGAGCAGGTTCTTGGAGCCGGAGCTGTATCCATGGCTCCACACAGCTATCTGGTACTTGAAAAGTAG